In Rhodobacteraceae bacterium LMO-JJ12, a single window of DNA contains:
- a CDS encoding adenosine kinase encodes MSKYQVVGIGNAVVDVISTCDEAFLTRMGIDKGVMQLIERERGEFLYDNMVNRTQAPGGSVANSIAGVGSLGLSTAFIGRVQDDELGRFYADGMAEDGTAFVNDPVAGGELPTSRSMIFVSPDGERSMNTYLGISAELGPEDVDDVVAGQADILFLEGYLFDKDKGKEAFAAAARACRAGGGRAGIALSDPFCVDRHRDDFRRLVKELDYVIGNSHEWESLYQTDLSSALEMAANDAGMVVCTRSGHDVVLVRGDEQVVVPVTEIVPVDATGAGDQFAAGFLYGYATGQPLEVSGKMGCVAAAEVIGHYGARPEQDVMTLFRDAGLL; translated from the coding sequence ATGAGCAAGTACCAAGTGGTTGGTATTGGCAACGCCGTTGTCGATGTGATTTCAACCTGTGACGAGGCCTTTCTGACCCGCATGGGAATCGACAAGGGCGTGATGCAACTGATCGAGCGCGAGCGCGGTGAATTCCTCTATGACAACATGGTGAATCGCACCCAAGCGCCGGGTGGCTCGGTGGCGAATTCGATTGCTGGCGTTGGCTCTCTCGGGTTGTCCACAGCCTTTATCGGGCGGGTGCAGGATGATGAGTTGGGTCGGTTTTACGCGGATGGAATGGCCGAGGACGGGACGGCTTTTGTCAATGATCCGGTGGCGGGGGGCGAGCTGCCGACGTCGCGCTCGATGATCTTTGTCAGCCCGGATGGTGAGCGCTCGATGAATACCTATCTGGGCATCTCGGCCGAGTTGGGGCCAGAAGATGTGGATGACGTGGTGGCGGGGCAGGCGGATATCCTGTTTCTGGAAGGATATCTGTTCGACAAGGACAAGGGAAAAGAGGCGTTTGCGGCTGCGGCGCGGGCCTGTCGGGCGGGCGGTGGACGGGCCGGAATCGCCCTGTCTGATCCGTTTTGCGTGGACCGGCATCGCGATGATTTCCGCAGGCTTGTCAAGGAGTTGGACTATGTCATTGGCAATAGCCACGAGTGGGAATCGCTCTATCAGACGGACCTGAGTTCGGCGCTGGAAATGGCGGCGAATGATGCGGGGATGGTGGTGTGTACGCGCTCGGGGCATGACGTGGTTCTGGTGCGCGGAGACGAACAAGTTGTGGTGCCGGTGACCGAAATCGTGCCGGTGGATGCCACAGGGGCCGGAGACCAGTTTGCCGCAGGGTTCCTCTATGGCTATGCGACGGGCCAACCCCTTGAAGTTTCGGGGAAAATGGGGTGTGTCGCGGCAGCGGAAGTGATCGGCCACTATGGCGCGCGACCCGAGCAAGACGTGATGACATTGTTTCGGGATGCGGGACTGCTCTGA
- a CDS encoding histone deacetylase family protein gives MRVVYSDKQSTHSPQEIAIRGLLIGNLELPARAENLRAAAQEAGHEIITPRDFGSAPILAVHDDGYVEFLKTAYQRWTDELALRGPYVASHGTGIRATGRAPASIQGQVGYYLSGGSVPMDAGTWDAAYDAAQCALEATQQVLDGAPEAYAICRPPGHHADTDLAGGFCYLNNVAIAAEHVVQAQGRTAILDIDVHHGNGTQEIFYERGDVQFVSLHADPNETYPFFVGYADETGRGAGEGANLNLPLPKLAGDELFLEALDRGLAAIEGFAPPLLLVSLGFDAYEGDPQQEGAITLRGFTEAGRRIAELGLPTVLVQEGGYAIDDLGKTLAAFLRGFSQGRGRPL, from the coding sequence ATGCGCGTTGTCTATTCAGATAAACAAAGCACTCATAGCCCCCAGGAAATCGCCATCCGCGGGTTACTGATTGGTAATCTTGAATTGCCCGCGCGAGCCGAAAATCTACGCGCCGCGGCGCAAGAGGCCGGTCACGAGATTATCACACCGCGCGATTTTGGCAGCGCCCCGATCCTCGCGGTCCATGACGACGGTTATGTCGAATTCCTGAAAACAGCCTATCAAAGATGGACTGACGAGCTCGCCCTGCGCGGCCCCTATGTCGCGTCACACGGCACCGGCATTCGCGCCACCGGTCGCGCGCCAGCCTCCATTCAGGGTCAGGTGGGCTATTATCTTTCGGGCGGCTCGGTTCCAATGGATGCCGGCACATGGGACGCCGCATATGATGCCGCACAATGCGCGCTTGAGGCCACCCAACAGGTTCTCGACGGCGCACCGGAAGCCTATGCAATTTGCCGCCCCCCCGGCCATCATGCCGACACCGATCTTGCCGGCGGGTTTTGCTATCTCAACAATGTGGCCATCGCCGCCGAGCATGTGGTCCAAGCGCAAGGCCGCACCGCGATCCTGGATATCGATGTCCACCATGGCAACGGCACCCAGGAGATATTTTACGAGCGTGGCGACGTTCAATTCGTCTCGCTACATGCCGATCCCAACGAAACCTACCCCTTCTTTGTAGGCTACGCTGACGAGACCGGTCGCGGCGCTGGAGAAGGCGCCAACCTGAACCTGCCGCTGCCCAAACTGGCCGGAGACGAACTCTTCCTGGAAGCACTCGATCGAGGGCTGGCCGCCATCGAGGGCTTCGCGCCCCCGCTGCTCCTGGTGTCGCTCGGTTTTGACGCCTACGAGGGCGACCCCCAACAAGAAGGCGCAATCACTCTCAGAGGATTTACCGAAGCTGGCCGACGCATTGCCGAACTGGGCCTGCCAACCGTTCTGGTGCAGGAGGGCGGATATGCAATTGATGACCTCGGCAAAACACTCGCTGCGTTTCTGAGAGGTTTCAGCCAGGGTCGCGGGCGCCCGCTCTGA